A genomic segment from Aegilops tauschii subsp. strangulata cultivar AL8/78 chromosome 1, Aet v6.0, whole genome shotgun sequence encodes:
- the LOC120973536 gene encoding uncharacterized protein, protein MDIVDCPSRDSSLHELGEDDALVSTGEDVRPFTKRKVDTLNEEDDSIPIRLDGPIHISDLGSVDLDGVLSGEVDHGLGDLDNLNVDDYGVSSSGLDPPLVSQSLDSNLSPSADVLNILSTSEQGGTEGASNLVSGEGTMTHISAPPVDISAITKPILDTIDLVLKNAFEALDTPTLTDSERREIFQAVRSVLPVGDTAPQIAAVRTGWEKFVSISDAVQEARKTVEDQSKQKSEFVTTAESKAESIEASLKTSAAEMSSVLEKHAEKKERVEALSAQLQEANAELLTAGERVKQLESDRSAKQAEAKKLHEDLLEANAKASEELEALKGNISTLENEAESIIGSLKDWRSKSN, encoded by the exons ATGGATATTGTTGATTGTCCTTCTCGTGATTCTTCACTTCACGAGCTCGGGGAAGATGATGCCCTCGTCTCTACAGGTGAAGATGTGAGGCCTTTCACTAAAAGGAAGGTGGATACTCTAAACGAAGAGGATGATTCCATTCCCATTAGATTGGATGGACCTATCCACATATCTGACCTTGGTAGTGTGGATCTCGATGGCGTACTTAGTGGAGAGGTTGATCATGGTCTAGGTGATCTAGATAATTTAAATGTGGATGATTATGGTGTATCAAGCTCAGGTCTTGATCCTCCCCTTGTTTCACAAAGTTTGGACTCAAACTTGTCCCCGAGCGCTGATGTTTTAAACATTTTGTCTACTTCTGAACAGG GTGGTACAGAAGGAGCTTCTAATCTTGTTAGTGGCGAAGGAACAATGACACATATTTCAGCGCCACCCGTGGATATTTCTGCCATTACCAAGCCAATTCTGGATACCATCGATTTGGTGTTGAAGAATGCTTTTGAAGCCTTAGATACCCCTACATTAACTGATTCTGAACGTCGTGAGATTTTCCAGGCAGTTCGATCAGTGCTTCCGGTTGGTGATACTGCTCCTCAGATTGCCGCTGTCCGCACAGGTTGGGAAAAATTTGTTTCGATCTCAGATGCAGTGCAGGAAGCCCGCAAAACAGTTGAGGATCAGTCAAAGCAAAAGTCTGAATTTGTTACTACAGCAGAGAGCAAGGCTGAATCAATTGAAGCGTCTTTGAAAACCTCAGCAGCAGAGATGTCTTCTGTGCTGGAGAAACATGCTGAGAAGAAGGAGCGTGTGGAGGCCCTCTCCGCTCAACTGCAAGAAGCTAATGCCGAGTTGCTTACAGCTGGAGAGAGGGTCAAGCAACTGGAGTCGGACCGTTCCGCCAAGCAGGCTGAAGCCAAGAAGCTGCATGAAGATTTGCTCGAGGCTAATGCGAAAGCTTCAGAGGAACTGGAGGCTCTTAAAGGGAATATATCAACGCTGGAGAATGAAGCCGAGTCTATTATCGGAAGTCTGAAGGACTGGCGCTCCAAGTCCAACTGA